In Paenibacillus kyungheensis, the following are encoded in one genomic region:
- a CDS encoding YcjF family protein, whose product MSTNEQLKATIRKTADEAFDKEMDEINRQMKDEVLIALIGDVNAGKSSTINRIVGEEVAGVGAEPGETTEIKPYAYREKIIFIDTPGLNDVNLSNSAVTREYYRKTDVVLFFLNAAGTVYSEAEKNSLQALEKINSNIIIVLNKIDAADEIDRLVRRIQQETGHKYQVIPVSSRTGQNIDTLRDSILDLLKKKSKDILFARTIKEKSSTANKWIIGAATSAGAVGAAPIPGADIIPITAIQIGLLTRLAALYNKPISRETAKEIVITAIVGNLGKSLFAQVLKIFPGAGSVAGAGVAGAITLALGYSVKYAYERNIEVTPETVGRLYKKFRERTKKQDVSQITSLDDPK is encoded by the coding sequence ATGAGTACGAATGAACAGCTCAAAGCAACGATTCGCAAAACAGCAGATGAAGCGTTCGACAAAGAAATGGATGAGATTAACCGCCAGATGAAAGATGAAGTATTGATCGCTTTGATCGGTGATGTAAATGCAGGGAAATCTTCTACTATTAACCGCATTGTAGGCGAAGAGGTTGCGGGCGTAGGGGCAGAACCTGGAGAGACTACAGAAATTAAGCCTTATGCTTATCGGGAAAAAATTATTTTTATCGATACACCGGGATTGAATGATGTGAATCTAAGCAATTCTGCGGTTACCCGTGAATACTATCGCAAAACAGATGTAGTTCTTTTTTTCCTCAATGCCGCAGGAACGGTCTACTCGGAAGCTGAAAAAAATTCGTTACAAGCGTTAGAGAAAATCAATAGCAATATTATTATTGTACTCAACAAAATTGATGCGGCAGATGAGATTGATCGTCTGGTTCGTCGTATTCAACAAGAAACCGGTCATAAATATCAAGTGATTCCTGTGTCTTCACGTACCGGACAAAACATCGATACATTACGTGATAGTATATTGGATTTGTTGAAAAAAAAAAGTAAAGACATTTTATTCGCCCGCACGATCAAAGAAAAGTCGTCAACCGCCAACAAATGGATTATTGGCGCGGCTACTTCGGCGGGGGCGGTAGGAGCGGCACCGATTCCAGGCGCTGATATTATTCCGATCACTGCTATTCAGATAGGTCTGTTAACTCGATTAGCTGCACTATACAACAAGCCGATTAGTCGGGAAACGGCTAAAGAAATTGTGATTACCGCTATTGTTGGTAATCTAGGCAAGAGCTTATTTGCTCAAGTGCTCAAAATCTTCCCTGGAGCAGGTTCTGTAGCCGGAGCAGGAGTAGCAGGTGCAATTACACTGGCACTCGGGTATTCTGTCAAATATGCATATGAACGCAATATCGAAGTGACTCCCGAAACGGTAGGCAGATTGTATAAAAAATTCCGCGAACGTACCAAAAAACAAGATGTATCTCAAATCACATCATTAGATGATCCCAAGTAA
- a CDS encoding zinc-binding alcohol dehydrogenase family protein, whose product MSMMKAVGVTRYLPIDQPDSLLDVEIPKPSASGRDLLVQVQAISVNPVDTKIRAPKDQVEENPRILGWDVAGTVVEVGEHVTDFQIGDEVFYAGSVTRAGGNSKYHLVDERIVGHKPKSLDFAAAAALPLTSLTAWEAIHERLGISEDASANSDQTILIINAAGGVGSIATQIAQQAGLTVIGTASRSETTDWARAHGADHVINHHDEFVPQLQKIGISDVNYILCLNHTDQHWQHMADAIAPQGKICSIVETEEPIDLEALKNKSATFVWEFMFTRSMYETDDMNEQGVILNRIANQIDEGKLRTTETKRLRPINAAQLQEAHRLLEAGDMIGKLVLEGFES is encoded by the coding sequence ATGAGTATGATGAAAGCTGTAGGAGTAACGCGTTATTTGCCAATTGATCAACCGGATAGTCTATTGGATGTAGAAATACCTAAACCATCTGCTAGCGGACGTGATCTGCTTGTGCAAGTTCAAGCGATTTCGGTGAACCCTGTGGATACAAAGATTCGAGCACCCAAAGATCAAGTCGAGGAGAATCCTCGTATTCTAGGTTGGGATGTAGCTGGAACTGTTGTTGAAGTAGGAGAGCATGTGACCGATTTTCAGATCGGAGATGAAGTCTTTTATGCAGGAAGTGTGACAAGAGCAGGAGGTAACAGTAAATACCATCTGGTTGATGAACGTATTGTAGGTCATAAGCCGAAGTCACTTGATTTCGCTGCGGCTGCTGCGTTGCCGTTAACATCACTGACAGCATGGGAAGCTATTCATGAACGTCTGGGAATCTCTGAAGATGCGTCAGCGAACTCGGATCAGACGATTCTGATTATCAATGCCGCAGGTGGCGTTGGTTCTATCGCTACACAGATTGCTCAGCAAGCAGGTCTAACAGTGATCGGTACAGCGTCTCGTTCAGAGACAACCGATTGGGCTAGAGCACATGGAGCTGATCATGTGATTAATCATCATGATGAATTTGTTCCTCAATTGCAAAAGATAGGTATCTCTGATGTGAATTATATTTTATGCTTAAATCATACTGATCAACACTGGCAACATATGGCGGATGCGATCGCTCCTCAAGGCAAAATCTGTTCGATTGTAGAAACAGAGGAACCGATTGATCTGGAAGCACTCAAAAATAAAAGTGCTACCTTTGTGTGGGAATTCATGTTCACCCGTTCGATGTATGAGACAGACGATATGAACGAGCAAGGTGTGATTTTGAACCGGATTGCGAATCAGATTGATGAAGGCAAGCTTCGCACAACAGAGACGAAGCGTCTGCGTCCGATTAATGCGGCTCAATTGCAAGAAGCTCATCGTTTGCTAGAAGCAGGAGATATGATCGGCAAATTGGTATTAGAAGGCTTTGAATCTTAA